A segment of the Allosaccharopolyspora coralli genome:
CGCGCCGTCGCCGGAATCGCTCCACAGCCGCTTCTCGCGACGGTTCGGATTACGCCGGATCACCGCGTTGGCCGCCGAGAGAATCGTCTGCGTGGAGCGGTAGTTCTGCTCCAGCACGATCGAGGTGGCCTGCGGGTAGTCGCGCTCGAACTCCTCGATGTTGCGGATCGTCGCGCCACGGAACGCGTAGATCGACTGATCCGCGTCGCCGACCACGCACAGCTCGGCGGGCTCGACGCCCGATTCCGTGGTCCGGGTTCCGACGAGCTCGCGCACCAAGGCGTACTGGGCGTGGTTGGTGTCCTGGTACTCGTCGACGAGGACGTGCCGGAATCGGCGACGGTAGTACTCGGCCACGTCCGGGTGCTGCTGCAGGAGCTCGACCGTGCGCATGATCAGGTCGTCGAAGTCCAGCGCGTTCGACTCGCGGAGTCGCCGCTGATAGGCCGCGTAGACCTGGGCGACCTTGCGTTCCATGTCGTTGCCCGCCCGCTCGGCGGCGTCCTCGGGCGTGAGCAGTTCGTTCTTGAGGTTCGAGACGTGGATCGCGAGCGTGCGCGCCGGATAGCGCTTCGAGTCGAGCTCGTGATCACGGGCGATGATCGTGATGAGCCTGCGCGAATCGTCGGCGTCGTAGATGGAGAAGTTCGACGACAACCCCACGGTCTTGGCTTCGCGGCGCATCACCCGCACGCACATCGAATGGAACGTCGAGACCCACATGGCCTTCGCGCGCCGCCCCACCAGGGCCGCCACCCGTTCCTTCATCTCGGCGGCGGCCTTGTTGGTGAAGGTGATCGCCATGATCTGGCCGGGGTGGGCGTCGCGCTCGGCGAGCTGGTAGGCGATGCGATGGGTGAGCACCTTCGTCTTGCCCGACCCGGCCCCCGCGACGACGAGCAACGGAGCCCCGGTGTGCGTCACGGCCTCCCGCTGCTGCGGGTTGAGCCCGGCGAGCAGGGACTCCGAGTCGTGGGAGGGCCGATCGTCGCGCTGGGGGAGGTCGAACAGGGTGCTCATCGCTGCACAACGTTACCCGCCGGGGCCGACATCGTTCCCGCGCACGGCCGGGGCGTCGGCAGGCCACGAATCCGGGGCGAGTTCCGGGATCTCCCCGACTCGCAGGCGCCCTCCGCCGCCCACACTGGTCGGCGGTGAACAACGACTGGGGGTGTCGGAATGACCGTGATCGAGCAACTCGACGCGCTCGTTCTCGATCTTCTGGACAGTGCGTCGGCGATCGGCCCGACGGCCTGTCTGGTGGTGCTGTTCGTGGTGCTCTCGCTCGAGGCGTCGCTGTTCGTCGGACTGTTCGTCTCCGGCGAGATCGCGTTGCTGGTGTCGGTGGGCGCGTTGGGCGAGCGATGGGCGGTGCCGATGCTGCTCGTCGCGGTGCTCGCGAACACGGTCGGACAGGCGGGCGGCTACGGGATCGGCCGTGGCGTCGGCCCGTCGCTGCAGCGCAGCTGGGCGGGACGCAAGATCAGTGCGAGTTCGTGGGACACCGCGCACGAAGTGCTCCGCGGCCGGGGCGCGCGTGCGTTGCTGACCACGCGGTTCATCGCCTTCGTGCACGCCGTGGTCCCGGCGGTGGCCGGCATGCTCCGAGTGCCGTTCGCGCGGTTCATGGTGATGGCGGTGGCCGGCGCGACCGCCTGGGCGACAGTGCACACGAGCCTGGCGCTCGCGTTGGGGCAGGCCGCACGCGCGATCGGGTATAGCTGGACGGCGGTGGTCGTCACAGTCGTGGCCGCAGCCGTCTCCGGAACCGTGCTGTACCGCTCGGTGCGCCGGGTCGACCGAGAGAAGTCCGCTGAACAGCCGGAACCCGCCCGCCCCTGAAAGGGCATTGGAGAACTGGCATGTGTGCCCGTAGGCACGGTCTCAGCTGCCCAGGTCCGCACTGCGGGACACACCGTCCGGCTGTTGGCGAGGCGAATTCGGGCTGTGGCACACTGGACGACGTGCTGACGCAGACCTTCGAGTTTTTCTACGGGCCCGGACTCCGGCGCCCGTGGTCTGCATGAGCTGACACGACTACCCCGCCCCGGAGTTGCGACCCCGGGGCGTTGTCGTTCTCGGGTCACGGCAGGGGCCGACCCATCGGAGGCACTCCAGATGAACACGACGGTGGACGGCGACCAGGACCGGTCCGAGCCCGAAGGCTCGATCGGTGGCCTGCGCGAGGAGATCGACTACCTCGACGCCGAGATCCTGCGTCTGGTGCAACGTCGCGCCGAGGTCTCTCGGCAGGTCGGCGAGGCCCGGATGGCCTCGGGCGGCCCGCGCATCGTCTACAACCGCGAGATGGACGTCCTCGCCCGCTACCGTGCGCTGGGCCCCGAAGGCCGTGAGCTCGCGATGATCCTCCTGCGCCTCGGCCGCGGCCACCTCGGCCGCTGACCGCCGGGGTGGCAAATTCGCGCGAATTTGCCACCCCTCCATCCACAGGGGGTGGGAGTTGTCCCCACTGGGTCGGGTGGAATCCGGGCGAGTCACTCGTGGGCGGCCATGTCGCGGTCGCGGGTTTCGGGAGCGAGGACCACGGCGACGATCGTGACCACCGAACACAACGCTACGTAGATCGCGATCGGCAGCGGTGAGCCGAACGCGGCGAGCAGCGCGGTGGCGATCAGCGGCGCCACCGATCCCGCGACGACGGACGCGAGCTGATAGCCCACGGACGCACCGGAGTAGCGGACGCGGGTGCCGAACAGCTCGGAGAAGAACGCCGCCTGCGGCCCGTACATCGCACCGTGGAAGATCAACCCGACCGAGGTCGCCAGGGTGATGAGCCCGAACGACTCCGTGTCCAGCAAGCCGAAGAACACGAACGCCCACAGTCCGGTGCCGATCGCGCCGATCAGATACACCGGGCGCCTGCCCACGCGGTCGGAGAGCGTTGCCCACAACGGGATGCTCGCGAAGTGCACCACCGCCGCGATCAGTGACGCGTTCAGTGCCAGCGACCTCGGCATCTCCAGGTAGGTGGCCACGTAGGTGAGCACGAACGACGTGACCATGTAGTACACGACGTTCTCGACGAACCGGGCTCCCATCGCGGTGAGGACCTCGCCGCGATAGTGCTTCAGGACCTCCAGCAGCGGCGGCGTGCGCCCGCCCTGCTCGTCGATCTTGCGTTGCGCCTCGAGGAACAGTGGGGACTCGGCGACCGCGAGCCGCACCCACAGGCCGACGAGGACGAGCACCCCGGAGAGCAGGAACGCCACACGCCAGCCCCAGGCCAGAAACGCCTCTTCCGACTGCACCGCGGCGAGGACGGCGAGCACGGCCGTGCCGCACAGGTTGCCCAGCGGAACGCCCGCCTGCGGCCAGGACGCCCAGAATCCGCGGTTCTTCGCCGAGCCGTGTTCGGAGACGATGAGCACCGCACCGCCCCACTCGCCACCCACGGCGAAGCCCTGCACGAGGCGCAGGAACGTGAGGATCAACGGCGCGGCGAGGCCGACGGAGGAGTACGTCGGGAGGAACCCGATGAGAAACGTCGCCCCGCCCATCATGACCAGGCTGATGACCAGCAGCTTCTTGCGGCCGAGCTTGTCGCCGTAGTGGCCGAAGACGATGCCGCCGAGCGGGCGGGCGAAGAAGCCGACGGCGTAGGTGACGAACGCGAGCATGGTGCCGACCAGCGGGTCCGCCGCCGGGAAGAACAACGTCGGGAACACCAGCGCGGCCGCCGAGCCGTACAGGAAGAAGTCGTACCACTCGATGGTGGTTCCGACGAGGCTCGCGGAGACGACGCGGAGTCTGCTGGATCTCTTGGCGGTGGGGTCTGCTGCGGTCATGTCGCTCCTCGGTGACGTGCCGGTCGGTCAGTGCGCGGTCCAGCCGCCGTCCATCGGCAGCGAGGTTCCGGTGATCGAAGCGCTGCCCGGGCCGCACAGCCAGATGGCGAGTTCGGCGACCTCCTCCGGTTCGACGAGACGTTTGACCGGCGTCCGTTCGAGCAGCACGTCCTCGATGACCTGTTCCTCCGGGACACGGTGCAACCGGGCCTGCTCGGCTACCTGCGTTTCCACCAGCGGGGTGCGTACGAAGCCGGGGTTGACGCAGTTCGAGGTCACGCCGTGGCGCGCGGCCTCGACGGCGACGGTCTTGGACAGTCCCTCGAGCGCGTGTTTCGCGGCGACGTAGGCGCCCTTGTAGGGCGACGCGCGCAGCCCGTGCGCGGAGGAGACGTTGACGATGCGTCCCCATCCCTGTTCGTACATGCCCGGCAGCGCACTGCGGATGATGCGGAACGGAGCCTGCACCATCAGGTCGAACATCATCGAGAACGTGTCGGTCGGGAACCGGTGCACGGGAGCGACGTGCTGCACCCCGGCGTTGTTGACGACGATGTCGACGTCGGTGCCGAGCTCCCCGGCGGCGTCGAGGTCGCAGAGGTCGACGACCCTGGGGGTGCCGCCGATCTCGGCCGCGAGCGACTCGATGGAGTCGGCGACCTTGTCGACGAGCACCACGTGGGCACCCGCGTTCGCGAGTCCCCGCGCGATGGCGTCGCCGATGCCGCTGCCCGCTCCGGTGACGAGTGCGCGCCTGCCCCGCAGGTCACCTCCACCGGCGAGCCCGGTCGAGGCGCGGTCGACGCCAGGTCGATCTTCCATAGGCATCGAAACTAGAGGTGATGCGGATCTCAATCCATACCCGGACCGCAACCATTTCCCTGCCCCGTGGTTCGCGCCCCGGTCGGCGAACCGAAATCGGGGACATCCCGCATACCCCTACCGCCCCGAATCAGGGCAGACTGGACACATGTTGGGTGGAGTTGTGGATCTGATCGCGTTGGTCGTCACGCTGGTCGCGTTGCTGGCCGCTCTCGGGCACGGCGGGTATCTGGCGTTGTTGCAGTCCTC
Coding sequences within it:
- a CDS encoding DedA family protein; translated protein: MTVIEQLDALVLDLLDSASAIGPTACLVVLFVVLSLEASLFVGLFVSGEIALLVSVGALGERWAVPMLLVAVLANTVGQAGGYGIGRGVGPSLQRSWAGRKISASSWDTAHEVLRGRGARALLTTRFIAFVHAVVPAVAGMLRVPFARFMVMAVAGATAWATVHTSLALALGQAARAIGYSWTAVVVTVVAAAVSGTVLYRSVRRVDREKSAEQPEPARP
- a CDS encoding chorismate mutase, whose translation is MNTTVDGDQDRSEPEGSIGGLREEIDYLDAEILRLVQRRAEVSRQVGEARMASGGPRIVYNREMDVLARYRALGPEGRELAMILLRLGRGHLGR
- a CDS encoding MFS transporter; translation: MTAADPTAKRSSRLRVVSASLVGTTIEWYDFFLYGSAAALVFPTLFFPAADPLVGTMLAFVTYAVGFFARPLGGIVFGHYGDKLGRKKLLVISLVMMGGATFLIGFLPTYSSVGLAAPLILTFLRLVQGFAVGGEWGGAVLIVSEHGSAKNRGFWASWPQAGVPLGNLCGTAVLAVLAAVQSEEAFLAWGWRVAFLLSGVLVLVGLWVRLAVAESPLFLEAQRKIDEQGGRTPPLLEVLKHYRGEVLTAMGARFVENVVYYMVTSFVLTYVATYLEMPRSLALNASLIAAVVHFASIPLWATLSDRVGRRPVYLIGAIGTGLWAFVFFGLLDTESFGLITLATSVGLIFHGAMYGPQAAFFSELFGTRVRYSGASVGYQLASVVAGSVAPLIATALLAAFGSPLPIAIYVALCSVVTIVAVVLAPETRDRDMAAHE
- a CDS encoding 3-hydroxybutyrate dehydrogenase, which produces MEDRPGVDRASTGLAGGGDLRGRRALVTGAGSGIGDAIARGLANAGAHVVLVDKVADSIESLAAEIGGTPRVVDLCDLDAAGELGTDVDIVVNNAGVQHVAPVHRFPTDTFSMMFDLMVQAPFRIIRSALPGMYEQGWGRIVNVSSAHGLRASPYKGAYVAAKHALEGLSKTVAVEAARHGVTSNCVNPGFVRTPLVETQVAEQARLHRVPEEQVIEDVLLERTPVKRLVEPEEVAELAIWLCGPGSASITGTSLPMDGGWTAH